The region TTAATTTATGAAGCTTTACTTTTACCAACAGTTATAAATGAAGCTTTTGAAAAAAGGGATATGCAAAAAATAACTGATTATTTGTATAATCTTGCATCTTCAGTTCATAAGTTCTATAATGAACATAAGATATTAGAAACACAAGAACAAAATAGTTACTTAAAAGTATTAAGTGTAGTTTCTTTATCAATAAGAACAGGTTTAAAATTATTAGGAATCGAGGCCAAGGAGGTAATGTAATGAAATGGATCATTATTATTTTCGCCGCAATACTTACTTTAGCAATAGTTACAGGTTACATGGGTGGAGCAAAAGAGGCCACAGGTAATTATGGAAAAGTTATGAGAGGAGGGTGAATTAACCCTCTCTTGTAATCTCTAGTTCACTTAAGAACTCTTCTAATGAATATTTTTCTCTTGTTTTTTCTGTCATTAGGTGTATAAAAGCATCTCCTAAATCAATAACAGTCCAATCATCATTATCATCAACTCTTAAAAATTCTTCACCAGCTGGTTTTAATTCTTCTTTTAAATAGTTTAATAAAGCAAATCCATGCTTAGCATTTAATGTTGTTGCAATAACAACAAAATCTACAATATAATCTTTGTCTTTAAGATTGATAAGTTCAACATTTACTGCTTTCTTATCTTCTAAGACTTTTACAATTGTTTCTTCTCTAGTCAATATATGTACCTTTTTAGTGCCAAAATTTTTTGACATCATCTTTTATTTTATTTGGAACAAACTCTAAGTCCAAATTATTTCTTAATTCAGTAGAGCTTATATCAATATCTACTTCTAAAGTCAATATATTATCATAAATATCATTACAAAATCCATTTCTTGTAACAACAACCAATTCTACTTCATTTAAAATCTTATCAACTTTATACCAAGTATTTAATTTTTCATAATTGTCTGCACCAATAATAAAATATGTTTTATCAGGGTTGTAGTACTCTTTTAAATATTGTATTGTTTCTATAGAATATACAGGTCTGTTTTTATTTATTTCATAATCACTAACTATAACTTTTTCACAATCTTTGAAATTTTTACTCAATAAATACAATCTTTCATTTGGGCTTAAATGTGAAGTTATCTTTTGAGGATTTAAAAAAGTAGGAACTAAAATAATTAGATCTAAGTCAAGTTTGTCTAAAGCTTCTATTACGATAGTTTCATGGGCGATATGCACCGGGTCAAAGCTACCACCAAAAATTGCAATTTGCACTTAATATAATCCTTTGTATTATACTTAAATTATATTATAGCAACTTTTAGATAAAATGCCTAAAATATATATAAAAATAAGAGGGACGAAATGGCTATAAAAGTTGCTATAAATGGTTTTGGAAGAATTGGTAGATGTGTTGCTAGAATTATTGAACAAAGAGATGACGTAGAATTAGTTGCGATTAATGATACAGCTTCTGTTGAGATGCTAGAGTATATCACGAAATATGATACTGTTCATGGAACTTTTAATGGAGATGTAAAAGTTGTAAATGGATTTTTAAAGATGGGAAAAATCAATGCAAAGCTTTATTCAACAAGAGATGCTAAAGAATTAACTTTTACAAAAGATTGTGGAGCAGATGTAGTTTTAGAATGTACTGGTGCATATTTAACACAAGAATCTTGTCAAGTACATCTTGATAATGGTGCAAAAAAAGTAGTTATGTCTGCACCTGCAAAAGATAATACTCCAACTTTTGTATTAGGTGTTAATGAAAAAGAGTATAAAGGGCAATTAATTGTTTCAAATGCTTCTTGTACAACAAACTGCTTAGGACCAATAGCTAAAATTATTGATGATGCTTATGGGATTGAAAAAGGTTTAATGACAACAATTCACTCATATACAAATGACCAAAATATCTTAGATGTAAAACATAATAAAGATAAAAGAAGAGCAAGAGCAGGGGCTCAAAATATGATACCAACTACAACAGGTGCAGCAAAAGCAATGAAATTAATTATGCCTCAACTTGATGGAAAATTACATGGTCAAAGTGTAAGAGTTCCAACACCAAATGTTTCTATGGTTGATGTAAACTTTGTAGTTAGAAAAGATACAACAAAAGAAGAGTTAAATGCTTTATTTGAATCAAAAGCAAAAGAGTTTGCTGGAATAGTAGCCGTTGACAATGAAATGATGGTATCAAGTGACTTAGTAGGAAATACAAACTCTACAATTATAGCTTCAGATTTAACACAAGTAATTGGTGGGAATATGATAAAAGTTATGAGTTGGTATGATAATGAGTGGGGATACTCTTCAAGATTAATAGATATGGCTGTTTACGTAGCTAAAAACTAAGGATATAAATGAAATTACAAGAGCTTAAGAATATTGACATATCTGGTAAAAAAATATTTATTAGATGTGATTTTAATGTTCCAATGGATGAAGATAATAATATAACTGATGATAGAAGAATAAGAAGTGCACTTAATACAATAAGATATTGTATTGATCATGATTGTTCAGTTATTTTAGCTTCTCATTTTGGAAGACCAAAAGAGCCTTTTGATGAAAAATATTCTTTAAAACCTATTGCAAAAAGATTACATACTCTTCTAAAACAAGAGATTAAAATGGCTAAAAATATTGTTCAAGATGATACTTTAGAGATTGCAAAAAACTTAGAAGTAGGTGATATTTTACTTTTAGAAAATCTTAGATTTCATGAAGGTGAAACTAAAAATGATGAAGAGTTTGCAAAAAAACTTGCATCAATGGCAGATGTTTATGTAAATGATGCTTTTGGTGTATCTCATAGAGCGCATGCTTCTGTTGAAGGTATTACAAAATATTTTGATATGCAACATAAAGCAGCTGGATTTTTACTTGCAAAAGAGATTAAATTTTTCCATCATATTGTGCATAATCCAAAAAGACCATTTGTATCAATTGTAGGTGGTTCAAAAGTTTCTGGAAAACTTGAGGCTTTACATAATCTTGTACCAAAAGTTGACAAAATACTTATTGGTGGTGGTATGGCTTTTACCTTTTTAAAAGCTTTAGGATTAGAAGTTGGAAAGTCTTTAGTAGAAGAGCATTTGATTCCTGAAGCAATTAAGATTATGGATGAAGCTAAAGCTCTTGGAGTAAAACTTTATTTGCCTGTTGATGTAGTTGCTGCTGAAGCTTTTGATGCAGAAGCAATTGCAAAACTTGTAACTGTTCAAGAGATACCAAAAAATTGGTTTGGATTGGATATTGGACCTGCAACGGCACAACTGTTTAAATTAGCATTAAATGATGCAAATACAATTCTTTGGAATGGACCAATGGGTGTTTATGAAATGGATAAATTTGCAAAAGGAAGTACAAGAGTTTCCCATGCAGTTGCTCAATCTTTTGCAACAACTGTTGTAGGTGGTGGAGATACTGCTGACTTGGTTAGAATAACTGGGGATGAAGATGAAATGACATTTATCTCAACTGGTGGTGGAGCTTCTCTAGAGTTAATCGAAGGTAAAATTCTTCCAGGTGTAAAAGCCTTACTTTTAGAGGATTAATATGATTATTGCAGCAAACTTCAAAACAAACCATACAAGAGCTAGTACAAAAGAGTATATCTCTTTTGTAAATGAGTATTTGAATAAAGAAAAAGAAGTGGAAGTAATTATTTTCCCAACAGCTACATCTTTTGATAATTATGAAACAAGTTCTAATTTAACTATTGGGGCACAAAATGCCTATAGTGTAAATAAAGGTTCTTTTACAGGTGAAATAGGAACTCAACAACTTGATGAATTTGATATAAAAACTATATTAATAGGACATAGTGAAAGAAGACATATTTTAGGTGAATCTCAAGAAGAAATTGCTAAAAAATACTCTTTTTATAAAGAACTAGGATATAAAATAGTTTATTGTATTGGTGAACCTTTGGAAGTAAAAGAGCAAGGTCTAGAGCAAACTTTAGAATATATTTATGATCAGTTTGTTGGAATTGATACAAATTATGAAAATCTTATTTTAGCTTATGAACCAGTTTGGGCAATAGGAACTGGAGTTACTGCTACAACTGAAGATATAAAATCAGTTCATAGTGTAATAAAAAGCAAAATAGATAAACCACTTCTTTATGGTGGAAGTGTAAAAGTAGAAAATGTTGCACAAATTTGTTCACTTGATGGAGTTGATGGGGCATTAATAGGGACAGCTTCTTGGGTAAAAGAAGATTTTGTTCAAATTTTAGAAAACACAAAAGGACTATAATATGATTATGAATGGTAAAAAAGGTGTAATTTTAGGTGTTGCAAATAATAAGTCTATTGCTTATGGTATTGCAAAAGCGTGTGCTGCACAAGGTGCAAAGATAGCTTTCACATATTTAAATGATTCTTTGAAAAAAAGAGTTGAGCCAATCGCTGCTGAATTTGATAGTGAAGATTTAGTTTATCCTTGTGATGTATCAAATCCTGATGAGATTAAAGCATTAAAAGAGTCTTTAGAAA is a window of Arcobacter sp. F2176 DNA encoding:
- the rsfS gene encoding ribosome silencing factor, with the protein product MTREETIVKVLEDKKAVNVELINLKDKDYIVDFVVIATTLNAKHGFALLNYLKEELKPAGEEFLRVDDNDDWTVIDLGDAFIHLMTEKTREKYSLEEFLSELEITREG
- the nadD gene encoding nicotinate (nicotinamide) nucleotide adenylyltransferase; its protein translation is MQIAIFGGSFDPVHIAHETIVIEALDKLDLDLIILVPTFLNPQKITSHLSPNERLYLLSKNFKDCEKVIVSDYEINKNRPVYSIETIQYLKEYYNPDKTYFIIGADNYEKLNTWYKVDKILNEVELVVVTRNGFCNDIYDNILTLEVDIDISSTELRNNLDLEFVPNKIKDDVKKFWH
- the gap gene encoding type I glyceraldehyde-3-phosphate dehydrogenase, which gives rise to MAIKVAINGFGRIGRCVARIIEQRDDVELVAINDTASVEMLEYITKYDTVHGTFNGDVKVVNGFLKMGKINAKLYSTRDAKELTFTKDCGADVVLECTGAYLTQESCQVHLDNGAKKVVMSAPAKDNTPTFVLGVNEKEYKGQLIVSNASCTTNCLGPIAKIIDDAYGIEKGLMTTIHSYTNDQNILDVKHNKDKRRARAGAQNMIPTTTGAAKAMKLIMPQLDGKLHGQSVRVPTPNVSMVDVNFVVRKDTTKEELNALFESKAKEFAGIVAVDNEMMVSSDLVGNTNSTIIASDLTQVIGGNMIKVMSWYDNEWGYSSRLIDMAVYVAKN
- a CDS encoding phosphoglycerate kinase, with amino-acid sequence MKLQELKNIDISGKKIFIRCDFNVPMDEDNNITDDRRIRSALNTIRYCIDHDCSVILASHFGRPKEPFDEKYSLKPIAKRLHTLLKQEIKMAKNIVQDDTLEIAKNLEVGDILLLENLRFHEGETKNDEEFAKKLASMADVYVNDAFGVSHRAHASVEGITKYFDMQHKAAGFLLAKEIKFFHHIVHNPKRPFVSIVGGSKVSGKLEALHNLVPKVDKILIGGGMAFTFLKALGLEVGKSLVEEHLIPEAIKIMDEAKALGVKLYLPVDVVAAEAFDAEAIAKLVTVQEIPKNWFGLDIGPATAQLFKLALNDANTILWNGPMGVYEMDKFAKGSTRVSHAVAQSFATTVVGGGDTADLVRITGDEDEMTFISTGGGASLELIEGKILPGVKALLLED
- a CDS encoding triose-phosphate isomerase, whose translation is MIIAANFKTNHTRASTKEYISFVNEYLNKEKEVEVIIFPTATSFDNYETSSNLTIGAQNAYSVNKGSFTGEIGTQQLDEFDIKTILIGHSERRHILGESQEEIAKKYSFYKELGYKIVYCIGEPLEVKEQGLEQTLEYIYDQFVGIDTNYENLILAYEPVWAIGTGVTATTEDIKSVHSVIKSKIDKPLLYGGSVKVENVAQICSLDGVDGALIGTASWVKEDFVQILENTKGL